A genomic window from Silene latifolia isolate original U9 population chromosome Y, ASM4854445v1, whole genome shotgun sequence includes:
- the LOC141627552 gene encoding uncharacterized protein LOC141627552, producing the protein METQLKTLEQQLNEQNQRIIEQGKAMEAQMSQLMTLFQERLQSDLNPGTGVHPNSSISTTPRQFVFTPKIEFPSFSGENSRGWVQKCEKYFNLCRIPEEQKADLAGIHLPGKASDWFNAYTAARVNTSWSTFVIDLCARFPNSIGDSVVEKFNKLLQTTTLNDYLDEFEHLKSPMIQKNPLLPDVYFLDSFIGGLKPGIKPFVKAFKPSTVSQAVEFARLQEESIEANKTVNRFIGGSRPAVSGFQSKPPLLPTPPASSVPRPNSVGLKSIPQRHLIMAERAAKIAKGLCYFCDKPYSKEHKCSFKQPQLFTILIPGDDDSDYDCPIKDTSGEEEDTIGVDTLEPCISINALSGNQSFQPMRVTGYVGKKPLHILIDSGSTHNFIDLELANKLNLDVSAISPQAVTVADGNHLAYQSVCHNFQWKLQNTDFMCEALLIPLGSCDMVLGVQRLRTLGTVKWNFSKLWMSFEIKGIKHVLRGIPTKVAKGATTATPKLLCNAIHLFYMQVEDQNLQGLSPLNCVPGSAIHVPISDLLKDYSALFEEPKSLPPSRGILDHRIPLKNGANPVSIRPYRYALKQRDIIEKLIQDMLNSGIIQNSCSPFASPVVLVGKKDGSWRLCVDYRELNKKTIKDKFPIPVVDELIDELAGAAIFSKLDLRAGYHQLRMAKEDVYKPAFKTHSGHYEFIVMPLGLTNAPASFQH; encoded by the coding sequence AGCAGAATCAGCGCATTATAGAACAAGGAAAGGCAATGGAAGCTCAAATGTCGCAATTAATGACGTTGTTTCAAGAACGTCTTCAATCTGACCTTAATCCAGGCACTGGTGTTCATCCTAATTCTTCCATTTCTACTACTCCAAGACAATTCGTGTTTACTCCTAAAATTGAGTTTCCTTCTTTTTCTGGGGAGAATTCGCGTGGTTGGGTACAAAAGTGTGAGAAATACTTCAATCTTTGCAGAATACCAGAGGAACAAAAGGCTGATTTGGCTGGTATCCATTTGCCTGGGAAAGCATCTGACTGGTTCAATGCATATACAGCTGCAAGGGTAAATACTTCTTGGTCTACTTTTGTCATTGATCTTTGTGCTAGATTCCCAAATTCTATTGGTGATAGTGTAGTTGAAAAATTCAATAAACTGCTACAAACCACAACCTTAAATGACTACCTTGATGAGTTTGAACATCTGAAATCCCCAATGATTCAAAAAAACCCTTTACTACCTGATGTGTACTTTCTTGATAGCTTTATTGGGGGCTTAAAACCTGGAATTAAGCCTTTTGTCAAAGCCTTTAAACCCTCTACTGTTTCACAAGCTGTTGAGTTTGCTAGATTACAAGAAGAGAGTATAGAAGCAAATAAGACAGTTAATAGGTTTATTGGGGGGTCTAGACCTGCTGTTTCTGGTTTCCAGAGTAAACCTCCCTTACTTCCTACCCCACCTGCTTCTTCTGTGCCTCGACCAAATTCAGTGGGGTTAAAGTCTATACCTCAGAGACATTTAATTATGGCTGAAAGGGCAGCAAAAATTGCCAAGGGGCTGTGTTATTTCTGTGACAAACCATATTCTAAAGAGCACAAGTGTAGTTTTAAACAACCTCAATTGTTTACAATTTTAATCCCTGGTGATGATGACAGTGATTATGATTGTCCTATTAAGGACACTTCAGGAGAGGAGGAGGATACAATTGGGGTAGACACCTTGGAACCCTGTATTTCTATCAATGCCCTTAGTGGAAATCAATCTTTTCAACCCATGAGGGTCACTGGTTATGTTGGAAAAAAGCCTTTACACATTTTAATTGACTCAGGAAGCACACATAATTTCATTGATTTAGAGTTGGCCAACAAGCTTAATCTAGATGTTAGTGCCATAAGCCCACAGGCTGTCACAGTTGCTGATGGGAACCACTTAGCTTACCAGAGTGTGTGCCATAATTTTCAATGGAAATTACAAAATACTGACTTTATGTGTGAGGCTTTGTTAATTCCTTTGGGGAGTTGTGATATGGTTTTAGGTGTGCAAAGGTTACGGACTTTGGGAACTGTCAAATGGAATTTTAGCAAATTATGGATGTCATTTGAAATTAAGGGCATTAAACATGTTTTGAGGGGCATTCCAACCAAGGTTGCTAAAGGTGCTACCACAGCCACACCTAAATTACTCTGTAATGCCATTCATCTCTTCTATATGCAAGTGGAAGACCAAAATTTGCAGGGTTTAAGTCCTCTAAATTGTGTACCAGGATCCGCTATACATGTACCCATTTCTGATCTTTTAAAAGACTATTCTGCCTTATTTGAGGAACCAAAGTCTCTCCCTCCTTCAAGAGGAATATTGGACCATAGAATTCCCTTGAAAAATGGGGCTAACCCTGTAAGTATTAGGCCATATAGGTATGCCTTGAAACAAAGAGATATAATTGAGAAATTAATTCAAGACATGCTTAACAGTGGCATAATCCAGAATAGCTGTAGTCCTTTTGCATCCCCTGTTGTCTTAGTTGGGAAGAAGGATGGCTCTTGGAGGTTGTGTGTAGACTATAGGGAGTTGAATAAGAAAACCATTAAAGATAAATTCCCAATTCCTGTGGTGGATGAGCTAATTGATGAGTTAGCTGGGGCTGCCATTTTTAGCAAGTTAGACTTGAGAGCTGGTTATCATCAGTTGAGAATGGCAAAAGAGGATGTTTATAAACCAGCCTTCAAAACACACTCAGGGCATTATGAATTCATAGTCATGCCTTTAGGCTTGACCAATGCTCCTGCCTCCTTTCAACACTAG
- the LOC141627551 gene encoding uncharacterized protein LOC141627551 — translation MKNLADSNRSERSFHIGDWIWLKLQPDRQMSVESTSQTNHKLSAKYFGPFQVEASIGKVAYKLKLHPEVQIHRVFHVSQLKIFKGALPNKPHIPHWLKGRSIDQVLIPHAILARRVVKHQNMAKVQYLIQWEGIPEDDSTWEFAEKFKLKYPTFDFST, via the coding sequence ATGAAGAATTTAGCTGACAGTAATAGAAGTGAGAGGTCATTTCATATTGGTGACTGGATCTGGCTTAAGTTACAGCCTGATAGGCAGATGTCAGTAGAGTCTACTTCTCAAACCAATCATAAATTGTCTGCAAAATATTTTGGTCCATTCCAGGTGGAAGCAAGTATAGGCAAGGTTGCTTATAAGCTCAAGTTACATCCTGAAGTTCAGATTCATAGGGTGTTCCATGTGAGTCAATTGAAGATTTTTAAGGGGGCATTACCTAACAAACCTCATATACCTCATTGGTTGAAGGGCAGGTCAATAGATCAAGTCTTGATTCCTCATGCTATTCTGGCTAGGAGGGTGGTCAAACATCAGAATATGGCCAAGGTGCAATATCTGATTCAATGGGAAGGAATACCTGAAGATGACAGTACTTGGGAATTTGCTGAAAAATTTAAGCTTAAGTATCCCACCTTTGATTTTTCGACTTGA